From Diprion similis isolate iyDipSimi1 chromosome 5, iyDipSimi1.1, whole genome shotgun sequence, the proteins below share one genomic window:
- the LOC124406313 gene encoding transcription initiation factor TFIID subunit 9: MAEKPKSMSQIKHVPKDAQVIMSIMKDMGITDYEPKVINQLLEFTYRYVTCILDDSRIYANHAKKKFIDLDDVRLAVKMQLERSFTNPPPRDVLLDVARAKNNIPLPFVKPNNGLRLPPDRYCLNATNYKLKNATKKIVGKPLHAIVGNNFSGGQPRIKIEPNKTGLSIVKRPGTLATVARTQAITIPKPVFKFSTGAGTGAPGAKPAVGKPKIQISSSQPVSVIKMETDDSSKRKREEEDYDIA; the protein is encoded by the exons ATGGCAGAAAAGCCGAAATCAATGAGCCAGATTAAACATGTACCGAAAGACGCGCAAGTTATAATGTCAATAATGAAAGACATGGGCATCACCGACTACGAGCCAAAGGTTATAAATCAACTCCTCGAATTCACTTATC GTTACGTAACCTGCATACTGGACGATAGCAGGATATACGCTAACCATGCAAAGAAGAAGTTCATTGACTTGGACGATGTTAGACTGGCTGTAAAAATGCAGTTGGAACGTTCGTTTACCAATCCGCCTCCTAGAGACGTGTTACTGGATGTAGCCAGAGCGAAAAACAATATTCCATTGCCGTTTGTTAAGCCAAACAATGGCCTGCGCCTTCCGCCCGATCGCTACTGCCTCAATGCCACAAACTATAAGCTGAAAAACGCGACCAAAAAGATCGTCGGTAAGCCGTTACATGCCAtagttggaaataattttagcGGAGGTCAACCCAGGATCAAGATCGAACCGAACAAAACTGGATTGTCTATCGTCAAGAGGCCAGGCACTCTCGCTACTGTCGCACGAACCCAAGCTATAACAATTCCAAAACCTGTGTTCAAATTCTCTACTG GTGCTGGAACTGGAGCTCCAGGAGCAAAACCGGCTGTTGGAAAGCCAAAGATTCAGATCTCGTCAAGTCAACCTGTGTctgtaataaaaatggaaactgATGATTcgtcgaagagaaaaagagaagaagaagactacGATATTGCCTGA
- the LOC124406310 gene encoding pancreatic triacylglycerol lipase-like: MKLLFIAALAITASVYAGEVIEPEHDYMYFPDGDGVPHLIDLLKKGEDLTGFDSSDSILSRNVETITFNLFTRNNPRNSQLLVLNSISSVSSSNWRSSRPTRFITHGWRSNQNSDACVTIRDAYLAEGDYNVIVIDWSSIAGALYVSASSSVRGVAARVGLMINFLSTNAGLNVATTKLIGHSLGAHVSGIAARNAQGTIEAVVGLDPALPLFNSAGAGSRIHQTDADHVQIIHTNGGLLGIMDAIGDTDFYPNGGSSQPGCGLDLVGSCAHSRAYYFFAESIRNPTGFRATGTRSMYLEALERHNEVYMGGRVFNKFASGSFTLETARQSPYALG, encoded by the exons ATGAAGCTACTGTTCATAGCTGCTCTTGCGATTACTGCCTCAG TTTACGCTGGGGAGGTGATTGAACCTGAGCACGACTACATGTATTTCCCTGACGGAGACGGAGTTCCTCATCTGATCGACCTGCTGAAAAAGGGTGAAGACCTGACCGGATTTGATTCGAGTGACTCCATCCTTTCTCGCAACGTTGAAACCATAACATTCAATCTATTTACTCG CAACAACCCTAGGAATTCTCAGCTTTTGGTTCTCAACTCCATATCCAGTGTGAGTAGCAGTAACTGGAGGAGTTCTCGCCCGACTCGATTCATCACTCACGGATGGAGGTCTAACCAGAATTCAGACGCCTGTGTTACCATCCGCGATG CCTATCTGGCCGAAGGCGACTACAACGTGATTGTGATCGACTGGAGTTCAATCGCCGGTGCTCTTTATGTAAGCGCTTCATCAAGCGTCAGAGGTGTTGCCGCCAGAGTTGGTCTGATGATCAACTTCCTCAGTACCAACGCCGGCCTCAATGTAGCCACGACAAAACTGATCGGACACTCTCTGGGTGCTCATGTGTCCGGAATTGCTGCCCGCAATGCTCAGGGAACAATCGAAGCTGTTGTAG gtCTCGACCCGGCGCTTCCTCTTTTCAACTCTGCTGGAGCTGGATCCCGAATTCACCAAACTGACGCTGACCATGTCCAAATCATCCACACAAACGGAGGACTTCTTGGCATCATGGATGCCATTGGTGATACCGACTTTTACCCAAACGGTGGCAGCAGTCAGCCTGGATGCGGTCTGGACCTTGTCG GGAGCTGCGCCCATTCCCGTGCCTATTACTTCTTCGCAGAATCCATTAGGAACCCAACCGGTTTCCGTGCCACAGGAACACGTTCAATGTACCTCGAAGCACTTGAGCGACACAACGAAGTATACATGGGTGGTAGAGTTTTTAACAAATT CGCCAGTGGCAGCTTTACTCTTGAGACAGCCAGACAGTCTCCCTATGCTTTAGGATGA
- the LOC124406312 gene encoding general transcription factor IIF subunit 2: protein MSAPPPHTDRELDLSNAGRGVWLVKVPKYIANKWEKAPGNIEVGKLKITKNPGAKAEVSLRLSEAVLALKERDEEEIPKAHRLDVTTVTRQMLGVFSHVTPASTSDAIVPETEKLFMEGRIVQKLECRPYADNCYMKLKLESIKRASVPQRQVQQLDRVVQNFKPVSDHKHNIEYAEKKKAEGKKMRDDKDAVLEMLFAAFEKHQYYNIKDLAKITRQPIVYLKEILNEVCNYNLKNPHRNMWELKPEYRHYKDDQKPAATAAKVNDSDDD, encoded by the exons ATGTCCGCACCGCCGCCTCACACAGACCGAGAATTAGATCTGAGCAACGCAGGACGAGGAGTATGGCTGGTCAAGGTTCCTAAATATATTGCCAACAAGTGGGAAAAGGCTCCAGGAAATATCGAAGTCGGCAAGCTGAAGATCACCAA AAATCCAGGGGCCAAAGCAGAAGTTTCTCTAAGACTTTCGGAAGCAGTTTTAGCTCTGAAGGAACgcgacgaagaagaaattcCAAAGGCACACAGGCTGGATGTAACCACTGTCACTCGTCAAATGCTCGGTGTATTTTCTCACGTCACAC CTGCCAGCACTTCGGATGCTATTGTTCCAGAGACTGAGAAACTCTTCATGGAGGGCAGAATAGTGCAGAAACTTGAGTGCCGTCCTTATG CTGACAACTGCTATATGAAGCTTAAGTTAGAAAGCATAAAACGAGCATCAGTGCCTCAGAGGCAAGTTCAACAGCTCGACAGGGTTGTACAGAATTTCAAACCTGTATCCGATCACAAACACAAC ATTGAATATGCCGAAAAGAAGAAGGCGGAGGGCAAGAAAATGAGAGATGACAAAGATGCGGTGTTGGAGATGCTGTTTGCAGCATTTGAGAAACATCAGTACTACAATATTAAGGATCTAGCCAAAATCACCAGGCAGCCTATC GTTtacttgaaagaaattttgaacGAAGTCTGTAATTACAACTTGAAGAACCCGCACAGAAATATGTGGGAATTGAAACCTGAGTATCGTCATTACAAAGATGATCAGAAACCAGCAGCAACAGCTGCAAAAGTTAATGACTCGGATGATGATTAG
- the LOC124406200 gene encoding tyrocidine synthase 2, which yields MDSTKQQSVLKGHNIDTSVEVNFLHKLFSQVAANNFNHTAVIYEDEFGNERSLTYGQLEMRANQLARVLLKRCRRPNNVDGLVAISMQPTERLLTLLLATLKAGMAYLPMDPGFPASRVKHILDEAEPLLVVAEEGANLTVFDGTSCITCEELLEEADNESTEPMNVDSCFELAIVLYTSGSTGFPKGKLLQKAVMNRVRWQWRLMPYSATEDRCVFKTVLTFGDSVAEIWGPLLQGKSVVVVPNHITKDPKRFIHLLEKHKIERLMLVPSLLKTLLVYLDQQDDKDIPRSLRLWVCSGETLMASLVKQFFTRFPSGEHVLGNLYGSTEAMDVTYHSVNHLEQFQNLDKIPIGRPLDNTTVYIMDKEMRLVAEGEVGELVCAGKNLAAGYIRGRDLHRFLDNPYSVDPEYSRLYRTGDYARMVKGTLIYEGRTDAQIKIRGHRVDFAEVERAVVSFSAVDKAVVLCSKPGELSQALISFVTTEGDQRVSGLQIESYLRTVLPPYMIPQVIVIESIPLLDNGKTDRQSLLKQYEIPIDGEETAVDCDYQNVPSPYLPAARVLFPTVASVIGRSARSAITVDANFYELGGNSLNSISTITRLRDQGYRIGITDFISAKNMGEMLRKMKIDNSDLCDSDDDSTDRGKYVIEELNDSHKPDVISMMTDGICLKANLQKSLMSGVRAEDYSKLMTELWDPMVEKSLSFILKSSSGQVLSVAFNFDARDEPRVKMNSKLGILYQFLEHIEGPIRDQRLPKGKGQIFHAFLMKTKACVLTPTENIFLIREMEEHVIRIAKQKRFAGVFTTNTNPLTQQLGTDIYNYEVLLDYQVNKCVALDGSMPFKDVPDSQRAICSWKKV from the exons atggATTCTACGAAGCAGCAATCAGTTCTCAAGGGACACAACATCGACACGAGCGTAGAAGTTAATTTCCTTCATAAATTATTCTCTCAAGTAGCAGCCAACAATTTTAACCACACAGCAGTTATCTACGAAG ATGAATTTGGCAATGAAAGAAGTTTAACTTACGGTCAGCTTGAAATGAGAGCCAATCAACTGGCAAGAGTCCTACTGAAACGCTGTCGTCGACCCAACAACGTCGATGGTCTCGTGGCAATTTCAATGCAGCCTACCGAACGCCTTCTAACTTTGCTGTTGGCGACGCTGAAGGCTGGAATGGCGTACCTTCCCATGGATCCAGGATTTCCGGCATCAAGGGTTAAGCATATCCTGGATGAGGCTGAGCCTCTTCTCGTGGTTGCCGAAGAAGGAG CCAACCTGACAGTATTCGATGGGACATCTTGCATCACGTGCGAAGAACTATTGGAAGAAGCTGATAACGAGTCAACGGAGCCTATGAATGTGGACTCATGTTTCGAACTGGCAATCGTTCTGTACACATCGGGTAGCACAGGATTTCCGAAAGGAAA GCTACTCCAGAAAGCTGTGATGAATCGTGTGCGTTGGCAGTGGAGACTGATGCCTTATTCAGCGACGGAAGATAGGTGCGTTTTCAAAACGGTTCTGACTTTTGGTGACAGTGTAGCGGAAATCTGGGGTCCCTTGCTGCAGGGAAAGAGCGTCGTCGTTGTTCCAAATCACATCACGAAAGACCCCAAGAGGTTTATTCACCTTCTGGAAAAGCACAAG ATAGAACGTTTGATGCTCGTTCCATCGTTGCTGAAGACTCTCCTGGTGTACCTGGACCAGCAAGACGACAAGGACATTCCAAGGAGCCTGAGACTCTGGGTGTGTTCAGGCGAAACATTGATGGCTTCTTTGGTCAAACAATTCTTTACAAGATTCCCATCCGGTGAGCACGTCCTGGGCAATTTGTACGGTAGCACGGAGGCCATGGATGTCACGTACCATTCCGTCAATCACCTTGAACAGTTTCAGAATCTAGACAAAATACCGATTG GTAGACCATTAGACAACACCACCGTGTACATCATGGATAAGGAGATGCGGCTGGTAGCGGAAGGCGAAGTTGGGGAGTTGGTTTGCGCGGGAAAAAACTTGGCGGCTGGTTACATCAGAGGGCGAGACCTGCACCGTTTTTTAGATAATCCATATTCCGTCGATCCAG AATACTCAAGGCTTTATCGTACCGGTGATTACGCAAGGATGGTCAAAGGCACATTAATTTATGAGGGAAGGACAGATGCGCAAATTAAGATCCGCGGTCACCGGGTCGATTTTGCAGAGGTCGAAAGAGCTGTCGTATCGTTCTCAGCGGTTGATAAGGCAGTTGTGCTCTGTTCAAAGCCCGGAGAGCTTTCGCAG GCTCTAATTTCCTTCGTGACGACTGAAGGCGACCAGCGTGTTTCCGGTCTGCAAATTGAATCTTATCTGCGCACCGTTCTTCCACCTTACATGATACCACAGGTGATAGTCATCGAATCCATTCCTCTACTGGATAACGGAAAAACTGACAGACAGAGTCTGCTTAAGCAATATGAGATTCCGATCGATG GGGAGGAAACTGCCGTCGATTGCGACTACCAAAATGTCCCATCGCCGTATCTTCCTGCAGCCCGAGTTCTTTTCCCCACCGTAGCATCGGTAATCGGACGTAGCGCTCGATCGGCGATCACCGTTGATGCGAACTTTTACGAGCTGGGTGGAAACTCTCTGAATTCAATCAGTACCATCACCAGACTTCGCGACCAGGGCTACCGAATCGGAATAACGGACTTCATCAGCGCGAAGAACATGGGAGAGATGCTGCGGAAGATGAAGATCGATAATTCTGATCTTTGTGACAGCGATGACGATTCTACCGATAGAGGAAAGTACGTCATTGAAGAGCTGAATGACTCGCACAAACCGGATGTCATCTC GATGATGACGGATGGAATTTGCTTGAAGGCTAACCTGCAGAAGTCGTTAATGTCTGGCGTTAGGGCAGAAGATTACTCGAAATTAATGACTGAACTCTGGGATCCTATGGTAGAAAAGAGCTTAAGTTTCATACTCAAATCTTCGTCTGGCCAGGTACTCAGCGTGGCGTTCAATTTTGACGCGAGAGATGAACCTCGGGTGAAGATGAACTCGAAGCTGGGGATATTGTATCAGTTTTTAGAGCATATCGAGGGACCGATCCGAGATCAACGGCTGCCCAAAGGCAAGGgacaaatttttcacgctTTCTTGATGAAAACGAAGGCCTGCGTTCTCACTCCAACTGAGAACATCTTTCTTATAAGGGAGATGGAGGAACACGTGATAAGAATCGCCAAGCAGAAGAGATTCGCTGGCGTATTTACAACAAATACGAACCCGTTGACACAG CAACTGGGAACTGATATCTACAACTACGAAGTCCTGCTCGACTACCAAGTCAACAAATGCGTCGCGCTTGATGGTTCAATGCCGTTCAAAGACGTGCCTGACAGTCAGAGAGCCATATGCTCCTGGAAAAAGGTTTAG